Proteins encoded together in one Synechococcus sp. BL107 window:
- a CDS encoding fructosamine kinase family protein, with product MNIGLRDDLVAADGPLVGLKITDVSPVGGGCIHQAWQLRLSDGRQLFAKTGSADAFDLFDVEAEALTALGQYVDSDVLVVPQPLSLVQLPHGAVLLLPWLPLGGGDQQSLGRGLALLHQASREQNPQRFGWHRDGYIGAGPQPGGWRMRWGDAFADLRLRPQLKLCNRLGMSLAEEEAFLEGVADRLNRREVIPTLVHGDLWGGNASSLIDGRGSVYDPASWWADAEVDLAMTHLFGGFREDFYCSYDDILPPIPGAQERLEIYNLYHLLNHANLFGGGYLNQSRACLRRLARQMSS from the coding sequence ATGAATATTGGTCTCCGGGACGATCTCGTCGCGGCGGATGGACCTCTCGTGGGACTCAAGATCACCGATGTTTCGCCGGTGGGAGGAGGCTGTATTCATCAGGCCTGGCAGCTCAGGCTGAGCGATGGTCGTCAATTGTTTGCCAAAACCGGTTCTGCTGATGCCTTCGATCTGTTCGATGTGGAGGCTGAGGCGCTGACGGCTCTCGGTCAATACGTGGATTCAGATGTCTTGGTTGTTCCTCAGCCTTTGTCCTTGGTTCAGTTGCCCCATGGTGCTGTTTTGCTGCTGCCATGGTTGCCATTGGGAGGAGGGGATCAGCAGTCCCTTGGACGTGGCCTAGCTCTCCTGCATCAGGCTTCACGTGAACAGAACCCCCAGCGTTTTGGATGGCACCGAGATGGGTATATCGGCGCAGGACCGCAGCCGGGGGGGTGGCGGATGCGTTGGGGAGATGCCTTCGCTGATCTACGCCTTCGACCGCAACTGAAATTGTGCAACCGGTTGGGAATGAGTCTTGCTGAGGAGGAGGCCTTCTTGGAGGGTGTGGCGGATCGACTCAATCGGCGAGAAGTGATTCCGACCTTGGTCCATGGAGATCTTTGGGGGGGCAACGCAAGTTCATTGATCGATGGCCGCGGCTCGGTTTACGACCCAGCATCTTGGTGGGCAGACGCAGAGGTCGATCTGGCGATGACCCATCTCTTTGGTGGATTTCGAGAAGACTTCTACTGTTCTTATGACGACATCTTGCCCCCGATACCAGGCGCGCAAGAGCGTTTAGAGATCTACAACCTTTACCACTTGTTAAACCATGCCAATTTATTTGGCGGTGGGTATCTCAACCAAAGCCGAGCTTGTCTTCGTCGACTAGCCCGGCAAATGTCCTCTTGA
- a CDS encoding CAAD domain-containing protein — translation MSDATTEVKDDATGNTLTPDVGATASSSEETTSFADRYSDVLGKVNQTLDQVDWNQMGRIGKIVGIFAAVIVAQILIKGILDTINLLPVVPGLLELLGVVVVGQWSWKNLATSDKRSALLQRVQTIRQEYLG, via the coding sequence ATGAGTGACGCCACCACCGAAGTGAAGGATGACGCCACCGGCAACACCTTGACACCCGACGTCGGCGCAACCGCATCATCGAGTGAAGAGACCACTTCATTTGCTGATCGCTACAGCGATGTTTTGGGGAAGGTGAATCAGACCCTCGACCAGGTTGATTGGAATCAGATGGGTCGCATCGGCAAAATCGTTGGGATTTTTGCAGCCGTGATCGTTGCTCAGATTCTGATTAAAGGAATCCTCGACACGATCAATCTGCTACCAGTTGTGCCCGGTTTGCTTGAGCTATTGGGCGTTGTTGTTGTGGGCCAATGGAGCTGGAAAAATCTCGCCACTAGCGACAAACGCAGTGCTCTTCTCCAACGTGTTCAAACCATCCGTCAGGAATATTTGGGCTGA
- a CDS encoding M67 family metallopeptidase, with translation MASLMGSVKFLTHSAERIGEEPFAPSLLGFDLQCLTVLQRSLLAVAPQEGCGLLLGTGLRTSRLRLVTLWPTCNAWGKSDWVSDALGDRETRFALDPREQIAAQRWARLHGLQVLGVCHSHPKTAPEPSIWDCDWAEPNQLMLILSGMRKLRAWWLGADRVPLEIPIEIWENPIHAAKSSHPTADPVL, from the coding sequence GTGGCGTCACTCATGGGGTCGGTGAAATTCTTAACTCATTCAGCTGAGCGTATCGGTGAGGAGCCCTTTGCGCCATCACTCTTAGGCTTCGATCTCCAATGCCTCACTGTTCTCCAGCGTTCGTTACTGGCGGTGGCCCCCCAAGAAGGATGCGGTTTGCTCCTCGGAACAGGTCTGCGAACCTCACGGCTGAGGCTCGTAACGCTTTGGCCTACCTGCAATGCATGGGGCAAATCAGACTGGGTGAGTGATGCTTTAGGAGATCGTGAGACCCGATTTGCGCTGGATCCCAGGGAACAAATTGCAGCGCAGCGATGGGCCAGGTTGCATGGCTTGCAGGTCTTGGGTGTCTGCCATTCCCACCCCAAAACGGCACCAGAACCGTCAATTTGGGATTGTGATTGGGCGGAACCCAATCAGTTGATGCTGATTTTGTCTGGCATGCGAAAGCTGCGTGCCTGGTGGTTGGGTGCTGATCGGGTTCCCCTCGAAATCCCGATTGAGATCTGGGAAAATCCCATCCATGCAGCCAAGTCATCCCACCCCACAGCAGACCCTGTCCTCTGA
- the moeB gene encoding molybdopterin-synthase adenylyltransferase MoeB, with the protein MQPSHPTPQQTLSSDERGRYARQLILPEVGLAGQERLKAAAVLCVGAGGLGSPLLLYLAAAGIGRIGIVDGDAVELSNLQRQVIHRSDAVGRSKARSAAKSLQALNLHCQVDVHDMMLDMSNVMDLIADYDVVCDGTDNFASRYLINDACVLSDKPLIYGSVQRFEGQVTVFNCNPESPNFRDLLPVPPSPGAIPSCSEAGVMGVMPGLIGLLQATETIKLITGIGRCLDGRLLVVDALSMRFRELTLRRDSGRAPIKDLIDYSQFCGAATTEMDSFAMETISVTELKALLDGDAGDLALVDVRNPAEAEIVVIPSAVLIPLSKIESGEAIEQVRSLAEGRRLFVHCKLGMRSAKAAQLLAEHGILATNVTGGIDAWAQEVDPMLPRY; encoded by the coding sequence ATGCAGCCAAGTCATCCCACCCCACAGCAGACCCTGTCCTCTGATGAGCGGGGGCGCTATGCCCGACAGCTCATTCTTCCGGAAGTCGGACTTGCCGGACAGGAGCGTCTCAAGGCCGCAGCAGTGCTCTGTGTTGGCGCAGGGGGCTTGGGCTCTCCCCTTCTTTTGTATCTAGCTGCAGCGGGGATTGGTCGCATTGGCATCGTTGACGGAGATGCTGTTGAGCTCTCAAACCTGCAGCGTCAAGTCATTCATCGCTCCGATGCGGTGGGTCGCTCCAAGGCCAGGTCTGCTGCCAAAAGTCTTCAGGCGTTGAACCTTCATTGCCAGGTTGATGTGCACGACATGATGCTTGATATGAGCAACGTCATGGATCTAATCGCGGACTACGACGTTGTCTGCGACGGCACCGACAATTTTGCTAGTCGATACTTAATTAATGACGCCTGTGTGTTGTCAGACAAGCCACTGATTTATGGCTCTGTTCAACGCTTTGAAGGTCAGGTCACTGTTTTCAATTGCAATCCTGAAAGTCCTAACTTCCGCGATTTGTTGCCTGTTCCTCCTTCGCCTGGTGCGATCCCCTCGTGCTCAGAGGCAGGGGTGATGGGTGTGATGCCGGGTTTGATTGGCCTACTTCAGGCCACTGAAACGATCAAGTTAATCACTGGCATTGGTCGTTGCCTCGATGGCCGTTTGCTGGTGGTGGATGCTCTATCCATGCGCTTTCGAGAACTCACGCTGCGGCGTGATTCTGGTCGTGCTCCGATCAAGGACCTGATTGACTATTCGCAGTTCTGTGGTGCAGCCACAACAGAGATGGATTCTTTTGCGATGGAAACGATCAGTGTTACTGAGCTCAAAGCTCTTCTCGATGGAGATGCTGGTGATTTGGCGCTTGTTGATGTTCGCAATCCTGCTGAAGCAGAGATTGTGGTGATCCCTTCTGCGGTACTTATTCCACTCTCCAAGATTGAAAGCGGAGAGGCGATTGAGCAGGTCCGCTCCCTGGCAGAAGGGCGCCGTCTCTTTGTGCACTGCAAGTTAGGGATGCGTTCGGCGAAAGCCGCTCAACTCCTTGCTGAGCATGGAATCTTGGCAACAAACGTGACAGGAGGTATCGATGCCTGGGCTCAAGAGGTTGATCCAATGTTGCCCCGTTACTAA
- a CDS encoding Nif11-like leader peptide family RiPP precursor, producing MVKEVQPFAFYHASERRRQAEAFLENVKSDCRLRHRISIANSDNELVKIAEEAGYHVSSADIWLYQDRTFKRKAGIRGWYSN from the coding sequence TTGGTAAAAGAAGTTCAACCGTTTGCTTTTTACCACGCCTCGGAGCGACGCAGACAGGCGGAAGCCTTTTTAGAGAATGTAAAAAGCGATTGTAGGTTGCGCCATCGAATCAGCATTGCAAATAGCGATAACGAATTAGTGAAGATCGCCGAGGAGGCGGGATACCACGTGTCTTCAGCAGATATTTGGTTGTATCAAGACCGCACTTTTAAAAGAAAGGCTGGCATTCGAGGATGGTATTCCAATTAA
- a CDS encoding cob(I)yrinic acid a,c-diamide adenosyltransferase, producing the protein MPRSIGIVTAADSRERSHGQLHIYDGEGKGKSQAALGVVLRTIGLGICEQRRTRVLLLRFLKGPGRAYDEDAAIEALQQGFPHLIDHLRTGRADHFTAEESTRFDRDEAQRGWVIAKGAIASALYSVVVLDELNPVLELGLLDIDDVVRTLSNRPEGMEIIVTGRAAPSALVQGADLHSEMRAHRRPGMEGDRVIPLSVNSGIEIYTGEGKGKSTSALGKALQAIGRGISQDKSHRVLILQWLKGGTGYTEDAAIAALRESYPHLVDHLRSGRDAIVWRGQQEPIDYVEAERAWEIARAAISSGLYKTVILDELNPTVDLELLPVEPIMQTLLRKPAETEVIITGRCKNQPAYFDLASIHSEMVCHKHYAEQGVDLKRGVDY; encoded by the coding sequence ATGCCCCGAAGCATCGGCATTGTCACTGCCGCAGATAGCCGCGAACGCAGCCATGGTCAGCTGCACATCTACGACGGTGAGGGCAAAGGCAAAAGCCAAGCAGCACTCGGCGTCGTCCTGCGCACCATCGGCCTGGGAATCTGCGAACAGCGTCGAACCCGTGTTCTGCTGCTTCGGTTTCTGAAAGGGCCCGGACGGGCCTATGACGAAGATGCCGCCATTGAAGCGCTGCAACAGGGTTTCCCGCACTTAATCGACCACCTACGGACGGGCCGAGCCGACCACTTCACCGCCGAAGAATCCACCCGTTTCGATCGCGATGAAGCCCAACGGGGCTGGGTGATTGCCAAGGGAGCCATTGCTAGCGCTCTCTATTCAGTGGTGGTGCTCGACGAACTCAATCCCGTGCTGGAGCTCGGTTTGCTGGATATCGATGATGTGGTGCGCACCCTGAGCAACCGACCGGAAGGGATGGAAATCATCGTGACCGGACGGGCCGCCCCTTCAGCGCTCGTACAGGGTGCCGATCTTCACTCAGAAATGCGGGCCCATCGCCGCCCCGGCATGGAGGGCGACAGGGTGATTCCCCTCAGCGTTAACAGTGGGATCGAGATCTACACCGGAGAAGGCAAAGGCAAATCCACCAGTGCCTTAGGCAAAGCACTTCAGGCCATCGGTCGGGGCATCAGCCAAGACAAGAGCCATCGCGTTCTAATCCTGCAGTGGCTAAAGGGGGGAACCGGCTACACCGAGGATGCAGCCATTGCGGCACTTCGTGAGAGCTACCCCCACTTGGTCGACCATCTGCGATCGGGCCGCGATGCCATCGTCTGGCGCGGGCAACAGGAACCCATCGACTACGTGGAAGCCGAACGGGCCTGGGAAATCGCCCGTGCCGCCATTTCCAGTGGTCTCTACAAGACCGTGATTTTGGATGAACTCAACCCCACCGTTGATCTAGAGCTTTTACCGGTGGAACCGATTATGCAAACGCTGCTGCGAAAACCGGCCGAAACCGAGGTAATCATCACAGGACGCTGCAAGAACCAGCCCGCCTACTTTGATCTCGCCAGCATCCACTCTGAGATGGTGTGCCACAAACACTACGCCGAACAAGGTGTCGATCTCAAGCGAGGAGTGGATTATTAG
- the larE gene encoding ATP-dependent sacrificial sulfur transferase LarE, which produces MFQLQELLPKKQEQQLADLRQWMEVSSSLCIAYSGGVDSTLVAAIAYECKGESAVAVTGVSPALAPHLLQEARHQAGWIGIRHQELPTAELEDPAYSSNPVDRCFACKRELHRHLKPIATAAGDALVIDGVNLDDLGDHRPGIDAARQAGVRSPLAELKIDKATIRQLSRALGFPWWDKPAQPCLSSRFPYGEGITAERLNQVGQAEAWLIARGFQRVRVRSHGLAARIEVPEEQISAVLALSSTDGLVAFFQSLGFTSVSLDLEGLVSGKLNRKHGSDNNRRLEQVVIGDG; this is translated from the coding sequence ATGTTCCAGTTGCAGGAGTTATTGCCGAAAAAGCAGGAGCAGCAGCTAGCAGACCTCCGCCAATGGATGGAGGTGTCTTCGTCGCTTTGCATCGCCTATTCAGGTGGGGTCGACAGCACTCTTGTTGCGGCGATTGCCTACGAGTGCAAAGGCGAATCTGCTGTTGCGGTAACAGGCGTGTCTCCGGCGTTGGCGCCCCACCTTCTGCAAGAAGCACGTCATCAGGCCGGTTGGATTGGGATCCGTCATCAGGAGCTGCCCACGGCGGAACTTGAGGATCCCGCCTACAGCAGCAACCCTGTGGATCGCTGCTTTGCCTGCAAACGGGAATTGCACCGACACCTCAAACCGATTGCAACAGCAGCTGGGGATGCCTTGGTGATTGATGGCGTGAATTTGGACGATCTCGGCGATCACAGACCAGGAATTGATGCAGCGCGTCAGGCCGGAGTGCGCTCTCCGCTTGCTGAATTGAAGATTGACAAGGCCACGATTCGTCAGCTATCCCGTGCCCTTGGGTTCCCCTGGTGGGATAAGCCGGCTCAACCGTGTTTGTCGTCTCGTTTCCCCTATGGCGAAGGGATTACGGCGGAACGTCTCAACCAGGTGGGACAAGCCGAAGCTTGGTTGATTGCTCGGGGGTTTCAACGTGTGCGCGTCCGCAGCCATGGGCTTGCTGCACGGATTGAAGTCCCAGAGGAACAGATCAGTGCCGTGTTGGCGTTGTCATCGACCGATGGGCTTGTGGCATTTTTTCAATCCCTGGGTTTCACCTCGGTGAGCTTGGACCTCGAGGGACTCGTGAGCGGAAAGCTGAATCGAAAGCATGGGTCCGATAACAACCGTCGCTTAGAACAGGTTGTTATCGGCGATGGCTGA
- the speD gene encoding adenosylmethionine decarboxylase, protein MEQSLSALHPHPGWGDTALQATDMVGKHCILELYECDPSRLNDESFLRTTITTAAKRAGATLLNLITHRFEPQGVTGLALLAESHISIHTWPESGYAAVDVFTCGDHTMPEQACAVLCEALLAKRHALKSFLRETPADIATGVREPSAVSITL, encoded by the coding sequence ATGGAGCAGAGCTTGTCTGCCCTGCATCCCCACCCGGGATGGGGGGACACCGCCCTTCAAGCCACCGACATGGTGGGCAAACATTGCATTCTCGAGCTGTATGAATGTGATCCCAGCCGGCTCAACGACGAATCTTTTTTGCGGACCACCATCACAACTGCAGCAAAACGTGCTGGTGCCACGCTGCTCAATTTGATCACCCATCGATTCGAGCCCCAAGGGGTGACTGGATTGGCCTTACTGGCTGAGTCCCACATTTCCATCCACACCTGGCCTGAATCTGGGTACGCAGCCGTTGACGTGTTCACCTGTGGTGACCACACCATGCCCGAACAGGCTTGTGCTGTGCTGTGTGAGGCCTTGCTGGCCAAGCGTCATGCCCTAAAAAGCTTTCTCAGGGAAACGCCTGCGGACATCGCAACAGGAGTTCGCGAGCCGTCTGCGGTGTCGATCACCCTTTGA
- the recF gene encoding DNA replication/repair protein RecF — MQGFRNHSVLQLELTESRLLVIGPNGIGKSNLLEAVELLGSLRSHRCSQDRDLIQWDRPLALLRADVGDGDRLELELRRRGGRQARRNGKVLDRQLDLIGPLRCIGFSALDLDLVRGEPALRRQWLDRVVLQLEPVYADLISRYTRLLRQRSQLWRSHRQNTAERSGLLDAFDVQMALISTRIHRRRRRALHRLEPIAQRWQSHLSSGKERLELRYQPGSRLDGEEAEEPWRLAIEEQLRNQREDEERLGNCRVGPHRDEINMVLGESPARRFGSAGQQRSLVLGLKLAELELVKELCGEPPLLLLDDVLAELDPIRQQLLLEAVGNDHQCLISATHLDGFHEGWRQEAQILGENELKEGMNVG, encoded by the coding sequence TTGCAGGGGTTCCGGAACCACTCCGTTCTGCAGTTGGAGCTGACCGAGTCGCGTTTGCTTGTGATTGGTCCCAACGGGATCGGGAAATCCAATCTGCTTGAAGCCGTGGAGCTACTGGGCAGCCTGCGCTCCCATCGCTGCAGCCAGGATCGCGACCTCATCCAATGGGATCGCCCACTCGCTCTGCTGCGTGCAGACGTGGGGGATGGCGACCGCTTGGAACTCGAATTACGTCGGCGTGGGGGCCGCCAAGCTCGACGCAACGGCAAAGTGCTGGATCGGCAACTGGATCTGATTGGCCCCCTGCGCTGTATCGGCTTTAGTGCCCTTGATCTAGACCTCGTGCGGGGCGAACCAGCCCTACGCCGCCAATGGCTCGACCGGGTGGTGCTGCAACTGGAACCTGTCTATGCGGATCTGATCAGCCGATATACCCGCTTACTTCGGCAAAGAAGTCAGCTGTGGCGTAGCCACCGACAAAACACTGCAGAACGCAGTGGGCTCCTCGATGCCTTCGACGTTCAAATGGCCCTGATCAGCACCCGCATCCATCGACGCCGACGCCGGGCCTTGCACCGCCTTGAACCGATTGCCCAGCGTTGGCAATCGCATCTCAGCAGCGGGAAAGAACGTCTAGAGCTTCGCTATCAACCGGGAAGTCGACTGGATGGGGAGGAAGCCGAAGAACCCTGGCGGTTGGCAATTGAAGAACAACTACGCAACCAACGGGAGGACGAAGAACGTCTCGGGAACTGCCGCGTCGGACCGCATCGCGATGAGATCAACATGGTGCTCGGCGAAAGCCCCGCCCGTCGCTTTGGGTCCGCAGGTCAGCAGCGTTCACTGGTCCTAGGCCTGAAGCTCGCCGAACTAGAGCTAGTCAAGGAACTTTGTGGGGAACCGCCGCTCTTGCTCCTTGATGACGTGCTCGCCGAACTCGATCCAATCCGTCAACAACTTCTCTTGGAGGCCGTTGGGAATGACCACCAATGCCTGATTAGTGCCACCCATCTCGATGGTTTTCACGAGGGCTGGCGTCAGGAGGCTCAGATTCTTGGGGAAAATGAACTCAAAGAAGGAATGAACGTCGGATAG
- the ppc gene encoding phosphoenolpyruvate carboxylase, with protein MPESTAHALQGEQPKESGVTPGAGRLLQNRLVLVEDLWQTVLRSECPPEQSDRLLRLKQLSDPVALEGRDGKSTSEAIVELIRAMDLSEAIAAARAFSLYFQLINILEQRIEEDSYLDSLSPRKSEDGGRREAFDPFAPPLASQTDPATFGEVFERLRRMNVPPAQVEALLQELDIRLVFTAHPTEIVRHTVRHKQRRVANLLQQLQSDSPMALQVKDDLRQQLEEEIRLWWRTDELHQFKPTVLDEVDSTLHYFQQVLFEAMPQLRRRLTSSLHRHYPDVQVPQASFCTFGSWVGSDRDGNPSVTTEITWRTACYQRQLMLELYISSVQALRNQLSISMQWSQVAPALLESLEMDRLRFPEIYERRAARYRLEPYRLKLSYILERLERTLKRNDQLSDAGWKSPKDAIPTDGPPGSEALHYTSVDQFRNDLELIRNSLIGTELTCEQLDTLLHQVHIFGFSLASLDIRQESTRHSDAIDELTRFLELPQPYGEMEESTRVAWLIEELRTRRPLIPTAVRWSETTAETMAVFRMLHRLQEEFGQRICHSYVISMSHTASDLLEVLLLAKEAGLVDPAARKASLLVVPLFETVEDLQRAPAVMDELFNTPLYRDLLPMVGIQGQPLQELMLGYSDSNKDSGFLSSNWEIHQAQLALQDLSSRQGVALRLFHGRGGSVSRGGGPAYQAILAQPSGTLQGRIKITEQGEVLASKYSLPELALYNLETVTTAVVQNSLVTNQLDATPSWNQLMSRLSARSREHYRALVHDNPDLVAFFQQVTPIEEISKLQISSRPARRKTGAKDLSSLRAIPWVFGWTQSRFLLPSWFGFGTALAEEVKADPEQLDLLRRLHQRWPFFRTLISKVEMTLSKVDLDLAHHYMNSLGKPEQREAFEAIFAVISTEYALTRKLVLEITGQPRLLGADQGLQLSVDLRNRTIVPLGFLQVALLKRLRDQNRQPPMSESPGAPEDTRTYSRSELLRGALLTLNGIAAGMRNTG; from the coding sequence ATGCCCGAGTCCACCGCCCATGCACTCCAAGGCGAACAGCCCAAGGAGAGCGGTGTGACTCCCGGTGCCGGACGATTGCTCCAGAACCGTTTGGTGTTGGTGGAAGACCTTTGGCAGACGGTTCTGCGCAGCGAGTGTCCGCCGGAACAAAGTGATCGCTTACTGCGGTTAAAACAGCTGAGTGATCCCGTCGCCCTGGAGGGGCGAGACGGGAAAAGTACAAGCGAAGCGATTGTTGAATTGATCCGTGCCATGGATCTTTCAGAAGCGATTGCAGCCGCGAGAGCTTTCTCGCTTTACTTCCAGCTGATCAACATCCTCGAACAACGCATCGAGGAAGACAGCTACCTCGACAGCCTCAGTCCCCGGAAATCGGAGGACGGAGGCCGCCGGGAGGCCTTTGACCCCTTTGCTCCCCCATTGGCGAGCCAAACCGACCCCGCCACATTCGGCGAAGTCTTCGAGCGACTCCGGCGCATGAACGTGCCGCCAGCCCAAGTTGAAGCCCTGCTTCAGGAGCTGGATATTCGACTGGTCTTTACCGCCCATCCCACAGAGATTGTTCGCCATACCGTCCGCCATAAGCAGCGACGGGTCGCCAATCTTCTCCAACAACTGCAGTCCGACTCGCCCATGGCGCTTCAAGTCAAGGACGACTTGCGTCAACAACTCGAAGAGGAAATTCGGCTTTGGTGGCGGACCGATGAGCTGCATCAGTTCAAGCCAACGGTTCTCGATGAAGTGGATTCAACCCTTCATTACTTCCAGCAAGTGCTGTTCGAAGCCATGCCCCAACTGCGGCGACGGCTCACATCATCACTTCACCGCCACTACCCCGATGTACAGGTTCCGCAGGCTTCGTTCTGCACCTTTGGATCTTGGGTTGGTTCCGATCGGGATGGCAATCCCTCCGTCACAACAGAGATCACTTGGCGCACCGCTTGTTATCAGCGTCAGCTCATGCTTGAGCTGTACATCAGCTCGGTGCAGGCACTTCGCAATCAGCTGAGCATTTCAATGCAGTGGAGCCAGGTTGCTCCTGCGTTGCTGGAGTCCTTAGAAATGGACCGGCTGCGCTTCCCAGAGATCTATGAACGACGCGCGGCGCGTTACCGACTCGAGCCTTACCGACTGAAGCTGAGCTACATCCTCGAACGCTTGGAACGCACGCTGAAGCGCAACGATCAGCTTTCAGATGCGGGGTGGAAGAGTCCGAAAGATGCCATTCCAACCGATGGACCGCCTGGCTCAGAGGCGCTCCATTACACCTCCGTCGATCAATTCCGAAACGACTTGGAACTGATCCGCAACAGCTTGATCGGCACCGAGCTCACCTGTGAACAGCTCGACACCCTGCTGCATCAAGTCCATATCTTTGGTTTCTCACTAGCCAGTCTCGATATCCGTCAGGAGAGCACCCGCCATAGCGATGCAATTGATGAACTCACGCGTTTTCTCGAGTTGCCACAGCCCTACGGCGAGATGGAAGAGTCCACGCGTGTGGCCTGGTTGATCGAAGAGCTCCGTACCCGCCGTCCGTTAATTCCTACGGCAGTTCGCTGGTCAGAGACCACCGCGGAGACCATGGCCGTTTTCCGCATGTTGCATCGACTGCAAGAGGAATTCGGCCAGCGGATCTGCCACTCCTATGTGATCTCGATGAGCCACACGGCCTCCGATCTCTTGGAGGTGTTATTGCTCGCGAAGGAAGCGGGATTGGTTGATCCAGCCGCCCGCAAAGCGTCCCTGCTGGTGGTGCCACTGTTCGAAACGGTGGAAGATCTACAACGTGCACCAGCCGTCATGGACGAGCTGTTCAATACACCCCTTTATCGCGACCTACTCCCGATGGTGGGGATCCAAGGCCAGCCCCTACAGGAGCTCATGCTTGGCTACTCCGACAGCAATAAAGACTCAGGCTTCCTCTCGAGCAACTGGGAGATCCACCAAGCCCAACTTGCCCTCCAAGACCTATCCAGTCGACAGGGCGTTGCCCTTCGCCTGTTTCATGGTCGCGGCGGTTCCGTGAGCCGTGGCGGTGGACCGGCATATCAGGCCATCCTGGCCCAGCCCAGTGGAACCCTTCAGGGTCGCATCAAAATCACCGAGCAAGGGGAGGTGCTGGCTTCGAAGTACAGCCTGCCGGAGCTTGCCCTTTACAACCTTGAAACGGTAACCACAGCCGTTGTACAGAACAGCTTGGTGACCAATCAGCTCGATGCCACACCGAGCTGGAACCAACTGATGAGTCGGCTCTCTGCACGCTCCCGTGAGCATTACCGCGCCTTGGTGCATGACAACCCCGACCTGGTGGCTTTCTTCCAGCAGGTGACACCGATTGAGGAGATCAGCAAGCTGCAAATCTCCAGTCGACCCGCCCGACGCAAAACTGGAGCCAAAGATCTGTCGAGCTTGCGGGCAATCCCTTGGGTCTTTGGCTGGACACAAAGCCGGTTTTTGCTCCCGAGTTGGTTTGGCTTCGGCACAGCCTTAGCCGAAGAGGTGAAAGCAGACCCAGAGCAACTCGATCTTTTACGGCGACTGCACCAGCGCTGGCCATTTTTCCGAACCCTCATTTCCAAGGTGGAGATGACCCTCTCCAAAGTGGATCTCGACTTGGCGCATCACTACATGAACAGCCTGGGCAAACCAGAGCAACGTGAGGCCTTTGAGGCAATCTTTGCTGTGATTTCGACGGAATACGCCTTAACGCGCAAACTGGTCTTGGAGATCACTGGACAACCACGGTTACTCGGAGCCGATCAGGGATTGCAGCTTTCCGTGGACCTCCGGAATCGCACCATCGTGCCCCTGGGATTTCTCCAGGTTGCGCTGCTGAAACGGCTACGGGATCAAAATCGTCAACCGCCGATGAGTGAAAGTCCAGGAGCACCCGAAGACACCCGCACTTACAGCCGTAGTGAGCTGCTCCGAGGAGCCCTACTCACCCTGAATGGCATCGCTGCTGGCATGCGCAACACCGGCTGA